A DNA window from Vigna angularis cultivar LongXiaoDou No.4 chromosome 1, ASM1680809v1, whole genome shotgun sequence contains the following coding sequences:
- the LOC108346345 gene encoding probable apyrase 7 isoform X1 codes for MVFAKLQGAKNNLRISSSLQDLSSYRNIDPEHGLLRDPINASFSKTKPLQLPNPGRRKCLVPIAIIAFLLLILFLLYHFYSHQASPKYYVVLDCGSTGTRVYVYKAQVQQAHSTNFPIAIQSLKDGLRKNPASGRAYDRMETEPGLDKLVHNVTGLKIALKPLLKWAQKQIPEASHRSTSLFLYATAGVRRLPFDDSKWLLDNAWNVLKGSPFVCRRAWVKIISGTEEAYFGWIALNYDSGNLGVEPRKETYGALDLGGSSLQVTFEGYNQQHFNSETSLYVRIGSVNHHLTAYSLAGYGLNEAFDKSVARVFKKFGYSVADAVKGNLEVKHPCLQSGYKERYTCSHCAALEKGGESPKVEGNENLLGKKEGLKTAVTLVGVPNWQECSALAKVAVNLSEWSDVSPGLDCEIEPCALGDNLPRPTGHFYVISGFFVVYRFFNLSAEATLEDVLEKGREFCEKRWDVAKNSVAPQPFIEQYCFRAPYIASLLREGLHITDKSITVGSGSITWTLGVALLEAGKAYSVRFGLRGLGLLQMKMNIPFLVPILILSFILLLCALSWVVNWMPRFFRRQYLPFFRHNSGSSASVLNIPSTFRFRRWSPINSGDRIKTPLSPRAAGSQGRSFSLGQGLGDNSGNIQLMESPFHPSAGSFLHSYSSNNLGQLQVDSSSIGAFWSSHRSQMRLQSRRSQSREDLHSSLAETHMVKV; via the exons ATGGTCTTTGCCAAACTCCAGGGCGCCAAGAACAACCTTCGAATCTCTTCCTCCCTTCAGGATCTATCTTCCTACCGTAACATCGACCCCGAACATGGCCTTCTCCGAGACCCCATCAACGCAAGTTTCTCCAAGACCAAACCGCTTCAGCTCCCCAACCCGGGTCGCCGCAAATGCCTCGTCCCGATCGCGATCATTGCCTTCCTCCTCCTCATCCTTTTCCTTCTCTACCACTTCTACTCCCACCAAGCCTCCCCCAAATACTACGTCGTTCTCGACTGCGGCAGCACCGGGACACGTGTCTACGTCTACAAGGCCCAAGTCCAACAAGCGCACTCCACCAACTTCCCCATCGCCATCCAATCCCTAAAAGACGGCCTCCGGAAGAACCCCGCCAGTGGCCGCGCCTACGACCGGATGGAGACCGAACCGGGCCTTGATAAACTCGTCCACAACGTAACCGGTTTGAAAATCGCGCTCAAACCGCTTCTAAAATGGGCGCAGAAGCAGATTCCAGAAGCTTCCCACAGGTCCACTTCCTTGTTCCTCTACGCCACCGCCGGGGTCCGGAGACTCCCCTTCGATGACTCCAAGTGGCTGCTCGATAATGCGTGGAACGTGCTTAAAGGTTCGCCTTTTGTGTGTCGGAGGGCTTGGGTGAAGATCATTTCCGGCACTGAGGAAGCTTACTTTGGCTGGATTGCGCTTAATTATGACAGTGGCAATCTCGGGGTTGAGCCCCGTAAGGAAACCTACGGTGCTCTTGATTTGGGCGGTTCTTCTCTGCAGGTGACTTTTGAGGGTTATAATCAACAGCATTTCAATAGTGAGACTAGTTTGTATGTTAGGATTGGGTCTGTAAACCATCATTTGACTGCTTATTCTCTTGCTGGTTACGGCCTCAATGAGGCCTTTGATAAGTCTGTTGCGCGTGTTTTCAAGAAGTTTGGGTATAGTGTTGCGGATGCTGTGAAGGGGAATCTGGAGGTTAAGCATCCGTGCTTGCAGTCTGGATACAAGGAGCGCTACACGTGCTCGCATTGTGCTGCTTTGGAGAAAGGAGGGGAGAGTCCTAAGGTTGAGGGGAATGAGAATTTGTTAGGGAAGAAGGAAGGATTGAAGACCGCGGTGACTCTTGTTGGCGTGCCGAATTGGCAGGAGTGTAGCGCGCTGGCGAAGGTTGCTGTGAATTTGTCTGAATGGAGTGATGTTAGTCCTGGGCTGGATTGTGAGATTGAACCCTGTGCTCTTGGTGATAACTTGCCTCGCCCTACGGGACACTTTTATGTGATTTCTGGATTTTTTGTGGTGTATAGATTTTTCAACTTGAGTGCAGAGGCCACGCTTGAGGATGTGTTGGAGAAGGGTAGGGAATTCTGTGAGAAGAGATGGGATGTTGCAAAGAATAGTGTTGCTCCTCAGCCCTTTATTGAGCAGTACTGCTTTCGGGCACCGTATATTGCATCATTGCTTAGAGAGGGTTTGCACATTACTGATAAGAGTATAACTGTTGGTTCTGGAAGTATCACTTGGACACTTGGAGTGGCTTTGTTGGAAGCTGGGAAGGCGTATTCTGTTAGATTTGGCCTTCGTGGTTTAGGCTTGCTTCAGATGAAGATGAATATACCTTTTCTTGTTCCCATTTTGATACTTTCGTTTATTCTTCTGCTTTGTGCTTTATCGTGGGTTGTCAATTGGATGCCAAGATTTTTCCGGAGACAATATCTTCCATTTTTCAGGCATAACAGTGGGTCCAGTGCATCTGTCCTTAATATCCCATCTACATTTCGGTTTCGGCGGTGGAGTCCAATCAATTCTG GGGATAGAATAAAGACCCCACTCAGCCCAAGAGCCGCAGGTTCACAGGGTAGATCGTTTAGCCTGGGACAGGGTCTTGGTGATAACAGTGGCAACATCCAGCTGATGGAGTCTCCCTTTCATCCATCAGCTGGTAGTTTCTTGCATAGTTATTCTTCAAACAATTTAGGGCAGCTGCAGGTTGACAGCAGTAGTATAGGGGCATTCTGGTCATCCCACAGAAGTCAGATGCGCCTGCAAAGTAGGAGATCTCAATCTCGGGAAGACCTGCATTCTTCATTGGCTGAGACGCATATGGTGAAGGTTTAG
- the LOC108346345 gene encoding probable apyrase 7 isoform X2, whose protein sequence is MVFAKLQGAKNNLRISSSLQDLSSYRNIDPEHGLLRDPINASFSKTKPLQLPNPGRRKCLVPIAIIAFLLLILFLLYHFYSHQASPKYYVVLDCGSTGTRVYVYKAQVQQAHSTNFPIAIQSLKDGLRKNPASGRAYDRMETEPGLDKLVHNVTGLKIALKPLLKWAQKQIPEASHRSTSLFLYATAGVRRLPFDDSKWLLDNAWNVLKGSPFVCRRAWVKIISGTEEAYFGWIALNYDSGNLGVEPRKETYGALDLGGSSLQVTFEGYNQQHFNSETSLYVRIGSVNHHLTAYSLAGYGLNEAFDKSVARVFKKFGYSVADAVKGNLEVKHPCLQSGYKERYTCSHCAALEKGGESPKVEGNENLLGKKEGLKTAVTLVGVPNWQECSALAKVAVNLSEWSDVSPGLDCEIEPCALGDNLPRPTGHFYVISGFFVVYRFFNLSAEATLEDVLEKGREFCEKRWDVAKNSVAPQPFIEQYCFRAPYIASLLREGLHITDKSITVGSGSITWTLGVALLEAGKAYSVRFGLRGLGLLQMKMNIPFLVPILILSFILLLCALSWVVNWMPRFFRRQYLPFFRHNSGSSASVLNIPSTFRFRRWSPINSG, encoded by the exons ATGGTCTTTGCCAAACTCCAGGGCGCCAAGAACAACCTTCGAATCTCTTCCTCCCTTCAGGATCTATCTTCCTACCGTAACATCGACCCCGAACATGGCCTTCTCCGAGACCCCATCAACGCAAGTTTCTCCAAGACCAAACCGCTTCAGCTCCCCAACCCGGGTCGCCGCAAATGCCTCGTCCCGATCGCGATCATTGCCTTCCTCCTCCTCATCCTTTTCCTTCTCTACCACTTCTACTCCCACCAAGCCTCCCCCAAATACTACGTCGTTCTCGACTGCGGCAGCACCGGGACACGTGTCTACGTCTACAAGGCCCAAGTCCAACAAGCGCACTCCACCAACTTCCCCATCGCCATCCAATCCCTAAAAGACGGCCTCCGGAAGAACCCCGCCAGTGGCCGCGCCTACGACCGGATGGAGACCGAACCGGGCCTTGATAAACTCGTCCACAACGTAACCGGTTTGAAAATCGCGCTCAAACCGCTTCTAAAATGGGCGCAGAAGCAGATTCCAGAAGCTTCCCACAGGTCCACTTCCTTGTTCCTCTACGCCACCGCCGGGGTCCGGAGACTCCCCTTCGATGACTCCAAGTGGCTGCTCGATAATGCGTGGAACGTGCTTAAAGGTTCGCCTTTTGTGTGTCGGAGGGCTTGGGTGAAGATCATTTCCGGCACTGAGGAAGCTTACTTTGGCTGGATTGCGCTTAATTATGACAGTGGCAATCTCGGGGTTGAGCCCCGTAAGGAAACCTACGGTGCTCTTGATTTGGGCGGTTCTTCTCTGCAGGTGACTTTTGAGGGTTATAATCAACAGCATTTCAATAGTGAGACTAGTTTGTATGTTAGGATTGGGTCTGTAAACCATCATTTGACTGCTTATTCTCTTGCTGGTTACGGCCTCAATGAGGCCTTTGATAAGTCTGTTGCGCGTGTTTTCAAGAAGTTTGGGTATAGTGTTGCGGATGCTGTGAAGGGGAATCTGGAGGTTAAGCATCCGTGCTTGCAGTCTGGATACAAGGAGCGCTACACGTGCTCGCATTGTGCTGCTTTGGAGAAAGGAGGGGAGAGTCCTAAGGTTGAGGGGAATGAGAATTTGTTAGGGAAGAAGGAAGGATTGAAGACCGCGGTGACTCTTGTTGGCGTGCCGAATTGGCAGGAGTGTAGCGCGCTGGCGAAGGTTGCTGTGAATTTGTCTGAATGGAGTGATGTTAGTCCTGGGCTGGATTGTGAGATTGAACCCTGTGCTCTTGGTGATAACTTGCCTCGCCCTACGGGACACTTTTATGTGATTTCTGGATTTTTTGTGGTGTATAGATTTTTCAACTTGAGTGCAGAGGCCACGCTTGAGGATGTGTTGGAGAAGGGTAGGGAATTCTGTGAGAAGAGATGGGATGTTGCAAAGAATAGTGTTGCTCCTCAGCCCTTTATTGAGCAGTACTGCTTTCGGGCACCGTATATTGCATCATTGCTTAGAGAGGGTTTGCACATTACTGATAAGAGTATAACTGTTGGTTCTGGAAGTATCACTTGGACACTTGGAGTGGCTTTGTTGGAAGCTGGGAAGGCGTATTCTGTTAGATTTGGCCTTCGTGGTTTAGGCTTGCTTCAGATGAAGATGAATATACCTTTTCTTGTTCCCATTTTGATACTTTCGTTTATTCTTCTGCTTTGTGCTTTATCGTGGGTTGTCAATTGGATGCCAAGATTTTTCCGGAGACAATATCTTCCATTTTTCAGGCATAACAGTGGGTCCAGTGCATCTGTCCTTAATATCCCATCTACATTTCGGTTTCGGCGGTGGAGTCCAATCAATTCTG GTTAA